One genomic window of Monodelphis domestica isolate mMonDom1 chromosome 1, mMonDom1.pri, whole genome shotgun sequence includes the following:
- the DOLPP1 gene encoding dolichyldiphosphatase 1 isoform X2: MVWSQPSPSELLSWVRLEGDLSGHLLAYLSLSPIFVIVGFVTLIIFKRELHTISFLGGLVLNEGVNWLIKHIIREPRPCGDTHSMVNTKYGMPSSHSQFMWFFSVYSFLFLYLRMHQTNNARFLDLLWRHVLSLGLVTIAFLVSYSRVYLLYHTWSQVLYGGVAGSIMAVAWFAFTQEILTPLFPRIAAWPISEFFLIRDTSLIPNVLWFEYTVTRAEARNRQRKLGTKLQ, translated from the exons ATGGTGTGGAGTCAGCCTTCACCATCAGAATTGCTGTCCTGGGTCAGACTTGAAG GCGATCTTTCTGGCCACCTCCTTGCCTACCTGAGCCTCAGCCCCATCTTCGTTATTGTTGGCTTTGTGACACTCATCATATTCAAGCGAGAACTTCACACT ATTTCTTTCCTGGGGGGTCTGGTACTCAACGAGGGGGTCAACTGGCTAATAAAGCACATTATCCGGGAGCCCCGGCCCTGTGGAG ATACCCACTCCATGGTGAATACCAAATATGGGATGCCTTCCAGCCATTCCCAGTTTATGTGGTTCTTCTCAGTctactccttcctttttctttatttaag AATGCATCAAACAAACAATGCCAGATTTTTGGACTTGTTATGGAGACACGTGCTCTCTCTGGGCCTTGTGACAATAGCCTTTCTCGTCTCATATAGTAG AGTGTATTTGTTGTACCACACCTGGAGCCAGGTTCTCTATGGAGGGGTTGCAGGAAGCATCATGGCTGTCGCGTGGTTTGCCTTCACACAGGAGATCCTCACTCCACTGTTCCCCAGGATAGCAGCCTG GCCCATATCTGAGTTCTTCTTAATTCGAGATACAAGCCTCATTCCCAATGTCCTGTGGTTTGAATACACAGTCACCAGAGCAGAGGCCAG AAACAGACAGCGAAAATTGGGTACAAAGCTGCAGTGA